In Ornithodoros turicata isolate Travis chromosome 1, ASM3712646v1, whole genome shotgun sequence, the DNA window actggcaccacctcacttccagttgctaccagtccagctcgaactggtaccagttcactttccagttgccccCAGCCCAGGTTGAACTGGTTGCACAcagtgcccacttgccaccagaccagcttgaactggtaccagttcactttccagttaccgccatcccagcttgaactggtacctatTCACTTCCCAGTTGTTACCAGttcagcttgaactggtaccacaaagtgcccagttgccaccagcccagcttgaactggtaccagtttactttccagttgccaccagttggtgcgaactgggaacgagctggtaccagttgacttcccagctcaaattttcgcctggggcAGCTTCTCATCTTTAAGCCAAAGACAAAGACGCTACCGTTAACGGGGGCTTTTTGTTTGTACGACCACGGCTACGGTCACGGCATTCCTGTACTTGCCTGTTGGTTGTTCGTCAGCTCACACTTGCATTCAGTTTTTAATTTTCGTACGAAAATGTTCACGCACGTTCGGTACACGGACAAGGTTGAAGCTGTACTGCCAGTTAGCCTCATTCAAAACTTCAAACCGAAGCACGTCGAGGACTTTGACGCATCGTTGAAGCGGATATTTTGGCAGGGACATGACGAGCAGGGTACTACCCGGCACAGGTGCTGAGACTAGGAGGTAAGGAAAGACCCTTTCAAGCACGATATGATCCAAAAGTTTGTTTTTGCATGGATTACCTCGTTGTGAACTCATGGAACTCCACGTGCAACTTACGAATAGCTAACGTACGAATAATAGTTTTATGTTATTGGAAGTTACTGTATATGGGTGTAATTCGGAATATAGACCGGTGACGTTCCCGTAAATGTACCGCTCAAACAGACATGTGCTTGTCCTGTTTTTCAGAAGCAAAAGAGGAGATCATTGCATGTCTTATACAGAGTGGTCAGTGTGTCCCTGCTATCATTGAAGGACCGTACGTGCCCTCTACGGAGACCATAAGTATATGCGTGTAGTCTTCACAACAATCTGTTTGATGTGCGGAAATAACACGTTGAAATGTCAGACATCGGCATGTGTGACTTCTGCTTCCTGTGTTTTCCGATCACTTCCGTCAATTCGTTAATTGTTCGGAAGCATAGCCAATAGCTGACACCAACGGCTCCCTTTTTTTCAGATAGATAGAGCCTAAGCTTTTGCAAACGACGAAAGACTTGACGAACGACGAAGCTCCAACCAGCATAATGTTTAttacacacgcaaacacacttAAGTAGACAGACAGCCAGACCAGCAAAACTGAGTCCGAAACCAATAAGGTCTAATTGCAAGCTTAAACGTAAAGATGTTGACACCGATGTGTCTGGTTTTGCCATAGTAATGCAGATTAGAAATTGCACCAGCCAAGTCCACCAAAAGGAGGGTCCCGACGTTTCGAGACCCATTCGGATTCTTCAGGGTTGACTAAAATGGTCAAGGGAGACTGTTTTTATACTAGCAGACTGTCGTCTTGAGGTCAGGTGACGCAGGCCGTGGACGTATCCGCTAGGCAACAACCCGATTGTCCCGACAACCCGACATTTCCTGGTGTTGATTGGTTGTGCCAGGATTCCAAAAAAACTGTCTTTTCATGTGGTTTGATTCAAATTCCAGGATCTCTGTGGTCGCGAAGTCGATGACATGGTCACGGCATTAACAGTGTTCCGCCAGCACACTTCTTTCCAAGTCTGCTTTCCGGACGTCGTTTCTATGTTGTCTTAATCTCTCCAGTCGTTTCTATGTTGTCTTAATCTCTCCAGACGTTTCTATGTTGTCTTAATCTCTCCAGTCGTTTCTATGTTGTCTTAATCTCTCCAGGAGGTTATTTGTTTCCGTCCGCATATGACGCATCATAGGTGGCACACGGAATCTTGCGCTCCACACCTTGTGCTCTCTCCTTGGGTGGTCGATATTTTTGCAGAGGAATGCAATGACCGATAGTGGTCACAGGCTTGTGGGAAACATTGATTCCTTCTGTTCCCAAAATTCGGGCTTCACTAATGCTTCTCACATATGGGATGGTGACTTCGCTTAGCTTTATGTGGAGGCTGGTTGTCTAAAGGGAGGACTGAGGAACCGGTGTTGCAACCTAGAGGAGGGCTCTTTTTGCCTGTTGCGAAGTCACCATCCCTTATGTGAGAAGCAGCAGTGAAGCCCGAAATTTGGGAACAGAAGGAATCAATGTTTCCCACAAGCCTGTGACCACTATCGGTAATTGCATTCCTTGGCCAAAAGATCTACCACTCAAGGAGAGAGCACAAGGTGTGGTGTACAAGATTCCGTGTGCCACCTGTGATGCATCATATGTAGGGGGAGACATTGAACCTGCTGGAGAGATTAAGCCAACATAAAAACGAGGTCTGAAAAGCAGACTTGGAAAGAAGTGCGCTGGCGGAACACTGTCAATGCCGTGACCACGTCGTTGTCTTCGGGAACGCTGAAATCCTGAAAAGCAATCAACCCCACGAAATGTCCATCTGGTTGCTGCCCAACGCGTACGTCCACGACCTGTGTCATCTGACCTCATCACGACCATCTTTTAGTATAAAAGCCCCCTTGACCATTTTAGTCATCCCTGAACAAGTCGAATGGGCTCCAAAACGTTGGGGCTCTCTTTTGGTGGATCTTGGTTGGTGCTATTTCCAGTCCGAATTTCATAAAACCTGCATGAAAAACGGTTTACCGCAAGGCCACTAATCTCTTCAACGACGGGTGTATAGCAACTGCAGCCTGCCTTACACAATTCGTGGATGTTCACCTTTCTTCgtttgcccaagctcaggctttacATATCATGGATAtgatccaccagcttgcctgcatctaTGCCATCTCGTCTTTTGCTTAATTTATTGCCACCTTCAAACAGTGTATGAAATGCTCTTGTTTTCCTAGGTCTCCAAAAACCAAACAGGAAACGTATCTTCGAAGAATAAAAAGAAGGCCAACGCGGAGGCACGTCGACATGAACTCAAGGAGATCCTCAGAGAAAGGAGCACTAACGCCTCTGATCTAGAAGCTAAAGTGCGTAAACTAAAGGAGAAGGTGCATCTTCTTGAGACAGAGCTTCTAGAAGAAAGACAGCTGTGCCGTAGTGTACAGAAGGAGCTGATAAGGGCATATTGTAGGTTGCTCCCTTGCTACTTGGTCTAGCGATCTGAAACAGCCTGTCAATATGTAAGAAAAATATCTTTTTCACACAGCCAACCGCAGCTGCCATAAAATGACCTGCAGTCAGCCACAGTCACAGTCACAACAGCCACAGTCACAACAGCAGCGAACACCTTCCTCCAGCTACCTGCAGGGACAACGGAAGCGACACTTGTGGTAATATATTTTCCTCACATTTTAATGTGACCGTGTTGCATGCTGCCACCCCAACAAAAGCAACATCAGTCGATAGCCCATCACAGAAACCACACTGTTGCAAACTCACTTAGGTAAGGGAGGGAGGGTTATTGAAGAAATCGTGTAGGGAGCTCTGTAACACTACTGACATCCTCTTTTCTGTAGTCGGCATGCCTTTGTCCATTCTAGTTCATTCCCAGTGACCTCCTAAAGAAAGGGGGATAGTCAAAGTGTGTGACAGTCAGCATCCATGTTTCTTcaggtttctctctctctctattgtGTTCTTCAGAAATACTTCTACAGCTGTGTATTTCTTGCTTGTGAACGTAATTTCAGTGGAGTTTCGAAATCACTCCATAGGCATTACACTGCTTTTTTAAGTTGTTATTCACATTTTCATTTAACTCTGTCTGTGTATGTTTTCTCAGGACGACCATCCCGTGTTCACGTTGGATGACGTTGTGGTTTGTCCTCCGCTGCAATACAGTGACGACGTGGGTCACTCATCGACCACCGCTGAGGTCACTCAGGCCTCTTCGTCGGATCTTGCGCCAAGCAGTGTTTGGTGCTCCCTGAACCAAATGGTTCTTCCTGCATCAACGAGTGAAAAGGAGCACAGTAACAATGGTGGCCAGCTCAGTGGCACATGCAGCACTCCCACTGGCATCGCTCCTCTGCCACAAATGGCAATGCGAACCGAGGATCCCGATGTTGAGTATAACTCAGATGTCGAATTTGATGTAATTGATAATGAGGTAGGTCGGGCAAGCATTGTCTACGCATGCATTATCACGGAAATAGTCCATGACGACAGCAGTTGTGTAATACTGCGACAGTGACTTCCATAGGTGCACTAGCTTCCACCTCTTTTCTTTTGCTTGATCTGGGTGAACATAGTGGAACGATACAGTCATCTTCATAGCTTCACTGCTAAGTCTTTAAAGCTGTTTGACAGCACGTGTGACCATTGTGTTCTTTGGTGTTCCTGTGTCTACCGTCTAGCACACACATTGAACAGGTTGAACAATACTGTTGTATTATAGATGCAAGGCTACATGTCAAAACTTTAATTTTTACAGTTAAAAGAAAATCTAAATGGTTTGCCTGAGCTGATATTCATTTTAGGGACTCACCCCCTTTCAATTGATTGAATTGGCCaatgcacacttttctttttagcTCAATAGCTTGAGGTTGTCAGATGGCGTGGCTCCATGTTGAATCGTGATGCAAATTGCCCTTTATGTTAACATCGTCTGGACTCAGCCTGTAAAATGATGCTTGCCAGTAGTGATTGCAGGGTGAACAAGAAGTAGCCAAATGAAATGATGATGGATGATCTGTTTGGACACCTGAAATTCCAGTTAAAGTGTAGGGTGTCCTCTTTTACAGGTCGTACTTGGCAGCGGAATCAAAATCAAGAACGAGCGGTACCAGTGGCTGATGAAGGTTAAATGCGACTCGAAATTCTGCAAGGATATGGCAAGGACAGTATGGTCTCCGGAAGAGCTGATGTGCCGAAGTGTGACTGGGGCTGCCTGCCGAAGGAAGAAAGACGCGGAGGCAAACCGTGCCTTTGTAGCGAAAGTAGCAGTTTATCCGAGCAGTCACCGCTTAGGGGTGGGCGCCTGTAAGGGCGCTTTTCCTGCACAGAACGATGGGGCGCCAGCGAGGCGGCGGAGAGAAAGACCTGAAGAAGAGACTGGGGGAGGAGAGGGAGAGACAATGTAAGATGGCGGCATGACATGTAACGCGTGTGTGACGGTGTTCGAGGCTTTTCTGTCTTTAAACAGTTTACAGGCGTGTATCCTATAATAATGTATCCCGGACGTCAATAAATTCATCCGGTGAGCGTTACAGTTGAGCTAGCGGGCCGACGTCTGAAGAAGCCGTGATCAGCGACACAACAAGACGGTCATGCCGAAGAACAAAAGGAAGGTCTCCGATGAGGCGAACGCTCGTGAAGGCGACATCGCTGAGCTTCGTGCAAGCATGGCTACGCTTGAAAGCAAGGTGAGCCAGAAGATACATGCTCTAGCACAGATATTGGACAAAATTGTCGCCCAAGAATGTCGAAACGGCGGCCGACAGTCCAAAGTCCCGGGCGTTGATGCGTCTGTGCAATGCGATACGGTTCAGGTAGAGAATCTCGGCGGCGCGGCGGCAAACGCCGACAGAAGGGGTGTTGGATATCCCCGCGTGTCGAGTGACGTGCACGCAAGAGTGGTTGCTACGGGAGTCCCTTTCGCTGCCCAGGTGGACGGGCAATCTAGCTTGAATGGAACTCCGGAGAGAGGATCACTGCTTGGTGCTCGATACCATCTGAACCCTGGTGAACGCCGGACGCAGCCGTGGACAAGGTGGGAGAGCAACGATGAGCCTTGGCGTTCAAGTGAGTCCTCAAGACAGGGAGATAATGACAATTTGGAAGTGCCACGAGACTTCTTGGAGGGTCTCAAGTTCAACGGCAAAAACGACGACGCTTTGTTATTCCTACGTCGTGTAGAAGACGAGATAGAAACCTACTGCGTGTCCGACAGAGCAGCAATTGTAGCACTGCGCAAGCGTCTTGTAGGTCATGCCCTTGAGTGGGGACAGATGGCGGCTCGAACATTCCGTGACTGGGAGACATGGCGTCAAAAGTTTGTTGAGCGCTTCACGTCTACTCGGGGAATTCGAGAAGCACAGCTGGCTCTATCCCGCGTTGTAATGGCAAGCAATGAGCGCCCTGCGGACTATGTAGACCGCGTCCGTGCACTGGTACATCGAGCAGGATTTCGAGATTCGTCGCCGCAGTTCCTAACTACTATTTATGAGGGATTGCCAGCCCAGCTGCAGTGGCATACAGACGTCCGAGAGTGCACGACGGTGGAGCAGCTGACTCAGGTGTTGAATCGTTATTTTGATGCCTTAGATGATGTGACCCATCGCCAGAAAACAATGAGTAGTCTACCCGGACAGGAGAAGACACCCAAGAGGGAAAGAAAGGCAGCGGCAGAAAAGGCTGATGACCAAGCTGACAAGGACAGGTCAGAGATTGTCAAAGAGGGTTCAAGAAACCAGAAGCCAAGCCAAGCGACAAGCCAGAAGGAGAAACGGAGTTGCTTCTGGTGCGGTGAGATGGGGCATCTCATAAACCGCTGTCCACGACCGCCGAGCCCGCGTGACAGTGAACCTCTCCCGGAACAGCGAGTGACGTGTGTGTTGGTGTCTGAAGAGGAAGGCACCACGCAAGCTTTCCAGAGGACGGGCGTGGGGGACCCGGAAGAAGTGAGCTCCCAACTCAACGTGTGCGGCCTCACCTGTGAGGTGTCAACATCTGTGAACGAACTGTCTGGACTTTATGACATCAACACAAGAGCGGACAGGTTGCCCATGAACGACCTACACCACCGGCCAGTGATAGAACTGACGGTTGGGGAGAAAGTGGCACGTGCGCTGTTGGACAGTGGATCAGACGCGAACCTCGTATCCGTACAGTTTTTGCGGAATGCCAGCGGAAAGGTCAACACTCGTAGGGGTAGCATTGGACGACTCGAACTGTACCAACATGACAACAGTAACCTGACTACTATTGGTGGATTAGACATCGAGGTCACATGGAGAGATCAAACAGAGTGGATACCCTTCCAGGTGGTACCGGTACAAGCTACAGATTTCGTACTGGGAGCGTCATTTTTGGTACGCCACCGTCTGCTCACGGACCAGCGGGATCAAGTGACGTCGTTTGCTCAGACGGATGATATGATGTACGTTAACAACCTCGTTGGTGACAGCGTTGCATCAAAATGGGTGGACAGAATCCCAAGTGTATTTTCGGACAGGATTGGGAAGACGGGAGATCCTAGAGACCAGTGCAAGTTGCACATGTCCGAGGGCCCGCCGATACGCGTCTACTGCAGAAACCTCCCGGTAGCGTGGCAAAGGGAGATACAAGAAACTGTGGAGAAGATGGAGGCGGCGGGAATTATTCGGCGAAGTACAAGCGCCTGGTGCTCTCCCCTGCAGCCTGTAAGAAAAGCAGACGGCAGCGTTAGGATCTGTGTGGACTATCGCGAGTTAAATAAGCGAGAACTCGGAAATGCCGCACCGTTGCGCGATATGCGGGAGATATTGAGGAGCTTTGCGGGTTCCACAGTGTACACAACCCTGGATCTACGGCACGGCTATTGGCAAGTGCCAATGAGCGAGGAAAGCATTCCATACACGGCATTCCAGGGCCCGAACGGCCTTTACGAGTTCACAAGGATGCCCTTTGGGTTGAAGTGTGCTCCCGGTGTATTTCAGGGCATAATGGAAAGAATTCTGACGGGACTAGTTGGGCGCACATGCTGGGTGTATTTGGATGATATCATCATCTTTGCAAGCGGAAGAGAAGAACTAGAGCAAAGGCTCACCGAAGTACTGGAACGACTGGAGCAAAGTGGCCTTACTTGCAACCTGGAAAAGTGTCAGTTCTTCCGTGACGAACTAAAGTTCCTAGGGCGCGTCATATCAGCAAAAGGTGTGGAGATCGATCCGGCAAAATGTGCGGCTATACAGGAATACCCACGGCCACGTAACACGCGGGAACTGAGAAGATTCCTTGGAATGGTAAACTGGAATCACCAACACCTCGAACACGCGTCATCAATAGCAGAGCCTCTTGCGAGGGCAACTTCACGCAAGAAAAAATGGGAATGGAGTGAAGGAATGGAGGACGCATTCACTAAGCTGAAAGAGGAGATGGCTCGTGCTCCTGCACTAAGGTTGCCTGATTTCAGCAAACCATTCATTTTGGCTACTGGCGCAAGCGCTGTAGGAGTTGGGGCTGTTTTATTGCAGACCGATGACACTGGGTTCGAACACCCACTGGAGTTTATGAGCGCCACTCTGACGGAGGCACAACAGAGGTACACAGTCATGGAAAGAGAGTGCCTTGCGGTTGTGAGTGCCGTGGGCAAGTTCCGGCAATATCTGCTTGGACGGCAGTTTACCGTCCGTACGGACTGTAGTGCATTAGTTTGGCTACAGGACAACAAATGCAAATCGGCACGCCTGGCCCGGTGGGCACTCACCTTACAGGAGTACGACTACACAATGGAGAAAATCAGGGGAAGTGACAACTGCTGTGCGGACGCTTTGTCACGCCACCCTATTTAGTGACCTAGTCTCACCTTTGGTTGACCACGGTGAAGAGAACCGTAGCGAGTGGGACTCGGAACTGGAAAGCTCCAACGAAGCCATCCTAAGAGTGAGCTCCCTTGATGTCAGTGCCGAATGGGCTTTGGAGTAGTGATAGATATTGCATttggtaacaatgggccgctcaggttacatgcgacacgcacacgcacgataagatatatcagaaaacaatggaaatcatgtatcgatagtgtgaacaatgggttcccaggtttcaataacatgcgccgccaggataaggtaacggttaactcgggtaaacaatgggaactcacgtgtcgatagtgtttgatgggcacctggatgcacgtttaatgacatttaataacacgcaatgacatgtaataacgcgcaatgacatgtaataacacgcaaatgacatgtaataacacacaaatgacatttaataacaggcaataacatctgatgacatttaatagtatttttccgatcgggttgaagtcagtccgtcacctggtttggttgccgcgtcagagcgccaggtagtttcggttcccaccaagcgccctctagttttcaagctttggccgtctgtagtttcggtttcggttttaaatgaatggacgccaagcttggttgctccacgtgtagttctggtttcagtttcgaattcctacgtgttgccagatgccctctggtttcaagctattgaccgactgtaatttcggtttcaaacccaccaagcgccctctagttttcaagctttggccgtctgtagtttcggtttcggttttaaatgaatggacgccaagcttggttgctccacgtgtagttctggtttcagtttcgaattcctacgtgttgccagatgccctctggtttcaagctattgaccgactgtaatttcggtttcaaaccgcagcacgctagtttcgctgtgacaacgtcaacgcattttctggcgatataaattaagcgtacgcgtagaaatttcatcagaaaaagaaaaaaaaaacatggttgaccagttctatgtgaacctgctctcaaatgcatctttggatgtgtttcccgacaacacaatgagcaagttccgagtaaagctagcccatccacagacgttggagggtaggtgggaggccgctttaacagaaatcaacatcccttttgcgattaaaaatgtaactgacACAGTCAATAGTATATCGGAAACGACATTCCTTGGTTCTACGATTGAAGCAACAGAAAAGGTCAAGTTCAACGCTAATGAAAACATTCTCTTGTCTTTGAGACAATTTTTAGCAAAACATTTGCAGCATAAGACAAGAATTATACGTGGTAGCGGTCATTATGAGATACAACTTCCTCTGAACTATGGTTTGGAAATTAGCGCAACTCTTGCCGCTAAGCTTGGCATGGCTGAAAAGATAATCGGCTGTGGAGAGTTGGACAGAGGGTCACCCGTGAAGCTACTCAAATACCAGGTGGATACGGAAGAAACGATTAACATAGTTACCTATC includes these proteins:
- the LOC135393304 gene encoding uncharacterized protein LOC135393304 yields the protein MPKNKRKVSDEANAREGDIAELRASMATLESKVSQKIHALAQILDKIVAQECRNGGRQSKVPGVDASVQCDTVQVENLGGAAANADRRGVGYPRVSSDVHARVVATGVPFAAQVDGQSSLNGTPERGSLLGARYHLNPGERRTQPWTRWESNDEPWRSSESSRQGDNDNLEVPRDFLEGLKFNGKNDDALLFLRRVEDEIETYCVSDRAAIVALRKRLVGHALEWGQMAARTFRDWETWRQKFVERFTSTRGIREAQLALSRVVMASNERPADYVDRVRALVHRAGFRDSSPQFLTTIYEGLPAQLQWHTDVRECTTVEQLTQVLNRYFDALDDVTHRQKTMSSLPGQEKTPKRERKAAAEKADDQADKDRSEIVKEGSRNQKPSQATSQKEKRSCFWCGEMGHLINRCPRPPSPRDSEPLPEQRVTCVLVSEEEGTTQAFQRTGVGDPEEVSSQLNVCGLTCEVSTSVNELSGLYDINTRADRLPMNDLHHRPVIELTVGEKVARALLDSGSDANLVSVQFLRNASGKVNTRRGSIGRLELYQHDNSNLTTIGGLDIEVTWRDQTEWIPFQVVPVQATDFVLGASFLVRHRLLTDQRDQVTSFAQTDDMMYVNNLVGDSVASKWVDRIPSVFSDRIGKTGDPRDQCKLHMSEGPPIRVYCRNLPVAWQREIQETVEKMEAAGIIRRSTSAWCSPLQPVRKADGSVRICVDYRELNKRELGNAAPLRDMREILRSFAGSTVYTTLDLRHGYWQVPMSEESIPYTAFQGPNGLYEFTRMPFGLKCAPGVFQGIMERILTGLVGRTCWVYLDDIIIFASGREELEQRLTEVLERLEQSGLTCNLEKCQFFRDELKFLGRVISAKGVEIDPAKCAAIQEYPRPRNTRELRRFLGMVNWNHQHLEHASSIAEPLARATSRKKKWEWSEGMEDAFTKLKEEMARAPALRLPDFSKPFILATGASAVGVGAVLLQTDDTGFEHPLEFMSATLTEAQQRYTVMERECLAVVSAVGKFRQYLLGRQFTVRTDCSALVWLQDNKCKSARLARWALTLQEYDYTMEKIRGSDNCCADALSRHPI